Proteins co-encoded in one Pseudochaenichthys georgianus chromosome 22, fPseGeo1.2, whole genome shotgun sequence genomic window:
- the LOC117468169 gene encoding leucine-rich repeat and fibronectin type-III domain-containing protein 2, whose product MDKVVISLLLLGTAVTMVHACPKYCVCQNLSESLGTLCPSKGLLFVPPDIDRRTVELRLGGNFILKVTTLDFVNMTGLVDLTLSRNTISTIQPFSFIDLETLRSLHLDSNRLTELGPDDLRGLANLQHLILNNNQLKQIADTAFDDSLSTMEDLDLSYNNLRNVPWEAIRKMVNLHQISLDHNLILYISEGTFTDLDKLARLDLTSNRLQKLPPDPIFGRSQSNVVMSTPYAPPLSLSFGGNPLHCNCEVLWLRRLERDDDMETCASPNSLKGRYFWSVREEEFVCEPPLITQHTHKLLVLEGQTASLRCKAVGDPMPTVHWVAPDDRLISNSSRATVYENGTLDILITTSNDYGIFTCIAANAAGESTASIELSIIQLPHLSNGTNRTTQSKSGLSDITSSTKISKGEPKPLPEKVVSASEVTAISALVKWTVSKSTPKVKMYQLQYNCSEDEVLIYRMIPTTNRAFIVTNLVPGMQYDLCVLAIWDDTATTLTATNIVGCVQFITTEDYPQCQSLHSGFLGGTMILVIGGIIVATLLVFIIILMVRYKVTSGIQTDKLPAVSNTYSQTNGGLNRFSGAQPQVKSTVVVMREEMVEFKCGSLQSSLSSSSSSSNSLDSKIGRGAGDHYSMQSSECSTLPSSKFRRHGTKARPNLDHLLGAFTSLELRGVARDHHRASGPTTSSNAMITVAMVPPSDKQPLLGRAESTTMLGRLLGMPQEGKPRRSHSFDMGHVGAAQCRGSHPRRISNIWTKRSLSVNGMLLQYDDSEDEKPAFESAEWVMESTV is encoded by the exons ATGGACAAAGTGGTCATCAGTCTCCTGCTTCTGGGAACCGCAGTAACGATGGTCCATGCCTGTCCAAAATACTGTGTCTGCCAGAACCTCTCAGAGTCTCTAGGGACTCTGTGCCCCTCCAAAGGCTTGCTCTTTGTCCCGCCAGACATTGACCGGCGAACTGTGGAGCTCCGGCTGGGCGGCAACTTCATCCTCAAGGTCACCACCCTGGACTTTGTCAACATGACGGGTCTTGTTGATCTCACCTTGTCCCGTAACACCATCAGCACCATCCAGCCTTTCTCTTTCATCGACCTGGAGACCCTAAGATCCCTTCACCTCGACAGTAACAGGTTGACTGAGCTGGGACCCGACGACCTCCGAGGACTGGCCAACCTGCAGCACCTGATCCTCAACAACAACCAGCTGAAACAGATCGCTGACACAGCCTTTGACGACTCGTTATCAACAATGGAAGATCTGGATTTGTCGTATAACAACTTGCGCAATGTGCCTTGGGAAGCCATCCGCAAGATGGTTAACCTCCATCAGATAAGTCTGGATCATAACCTCATATTGTACATTTCAGAGGGGACTTTTACAGATCTGGATAAACTCGCCCGCTTGGACCTCACCTCCAACCGTCTCCAGAAGCTCCCTCCAGACCCCATCTTTGGGCGCTCACAAAGCAATGTAGTGATGAGCACTCCTTATGCACCTCCGCTCTCTCTAAGCTTTGGAGGAAATCCATTGCACTGCAACTGTGAAGTGCTTTGGCTTCGAAGGCTAGAGCGGGACGATGATATGGAAACTTGTGCATCTCCTAATAGTCTAAAGGGGCGCTACTTTTGGTCTGTTCGTGAGGAGGAGTTTGTTTGCGAGCCCCCTCTGATCACGCAACACACACATAAATTACTAGTGCTTGAAGGCCAAACGGCTAGCCTGCGCTGCAAAGCAGTCGGGGATCCGATGCCAACTGTGCATTGGGTTGCTCCTGATGATCGTTTGATCAGCAACTCCTCCCGAGCAACAGTATACGAAAATGGCACCCTGGACATTTTAATCACCACATCCAATGATTACGGGATTTTTACCTGCATAGCTGCCAACGCTGCAGGGGAATCTACGGCCTCCATTGAACTGTCAATCATTCAACTCCCCCATCTGAGTAATGGTACAAACCGTACCACACAGTCCAAGTCAGGGCTTTCAGATATAACCAGTTCTACCAAGATCAGTAAAGGGGAGCCTAAACCTCTACCAGAGAAGGTGGTTTCTGCATCAGAAGTGACTGCCATCTCTGCACTGGTCAAGTGGACTGTTAGCAAATCAACTCCAAAGGTCAAAATGTATCAGCTTCAGTACAATTGTTCTGAGGATGAAGTCCTTATTTACAG GATGATTCCCACGACTAACAGAGCCTTCATAGTCACAAATCTTGTCCCAGGAATGCAGTATGACTTGTGTGTCTTGGCCATCTGGGATGACACCGCCACCACCCTAACTGCCACCAACATTGTCGGCTGTGTCCAGTTCATAACCACGGAGGACTACCCGCAGTGCCAGTCTCTCCACAGTGGCTTCCTGGGTGGCACCATGATCCTAGTCATCGGCGGCATCATCGTGGCCACGTTGCTGGTgttcatcatcatcctcatggTGCGGTACAAGGTGACAAGTGGCATCCAGACCGATAAACTACCTGCTGTGAGCAACACGTACTCGCAGACCAACGGGGGGTTGAACCGGTTCAGCGGTGCCCAGCCGCAGGTCAAATCCACAGTGGTGGTCATGCGTGAGGAAATGGTAGAGTTCAAGTGTGGATCCCTCCAGAGCAGTctatcttcatcatcatcatcttctaaCTCATTAGACAGCAAAATAGGAAGGGGGGCTGGCGACCACTACAGCATGCAGAGCAGTGAATGCAGCACCTTGCCCAGCAGCAAGTTCAGGAGGCATGGCACCAAAGCACGGCCAAACCTGGACCACCTTTTAGGGGCCTTCACCTCACTGGAGCTGCGAGGGGTAGCAAGGGACCACCACCGGGCTTCTGGCCCCACTACCTCTTCCAATGCTATGATCACGGTAGCAATGGTACCCCCGTCTGACAAACAACCCCTGCTCGGTAGGGCCGAGTCAACCACCATGCTGGGACGTCTGTTAGGGATGCCCCAAGAGGGTAAGCCCAGGAGGAGCCACTCGTTTGACATGGGTCACGTGGGGGCTGCACAGTGTCGCGGCAGCCACCCTCGCAGAATCAGTAACATCTGGACTAAGCGCAGTCTGTCTGTTAACGGCATGCTGCTGCAGTACGATGACAGTGAGGACGAGAAACCTGCTTTCGAAAGCGCGGAGTGGGTGATGGAAAGCACAGTTTGA